In the genome of Actinomycetota bacterium, one region contains:
- a CDS encoding DUF2267 domain-containing protein, with protein sequence MKHDEFIGYVQARARLDSRGAAEQATRATLETLATRLGGGLPSNVAAQLPPELGLHLERSEDETDRFGITEFYERVAQVESPGTDLPQAAFHARAVISVLRDAVSQGTVDNLRAALPAEFSELFTWEGGQAGA encoded by the coding sequence GTGAAGCACGACGAGTTCATCGGCTACGTTCAGGCGCGCGCCCGGCTCGACTCACGCGGTGCCGCCGAGCAGGCCACGCGGGCGACGCTGGAGACGTTGGCGACCCGACTCGGTGGCGGCCTGCCCAGCAACGTCGCGGCCCAGCTCCCACCCGAGCTAGGACTGCACCTCGAGCGCAGCGAGGACGAGACGGACCGATTCGGGATCACGGAGTTCTACGAACGGGTGGCACAGGTCGAGTCACCCGGCACCGACCTGCCGCAGGCGGCCTTCCACGCTCGCGCGGTGATCTCGGTGCTGCGCGACGCGGTCAGCCAGGGCACGGTCGACAACCTCCGCGCCGCGCTGCCGGCGGAGTTCTCCGAGCTGTTCACGTGGGAAGGCGGCCAGGCGGGCGCCTGA
- a CDS encoding alpha/beta fold hydrolase — translation MHADPQHALAQSQRTRRTQRRRLLEVRGLVGGHRAPHRDIRLTAADGTRLAASFLPGPSRDAPVVVIVHGFAAHRRKPAYALLADVLAGTMSVLALDLRGHGDSGGWCTLGGRERLDVAAALRAVREAGHRRVAAVGLSMGGTAVLHALAHGAPADAAVVISTPSVVGVVETQALAGLDDVWRTAWKRVGLRLLTGVRLAAPRGFDALPDPRELAAKVDLPLLVVHGEDDHFFPFRHGAQLHVAAAGPATLWREPAGFGHAEDGITPAFAVALGRAVHAALSAGRFPDRDRARRVR, via the coding sequence GTGCACGCCGACCCACAGCACGCTCTGGCCCAGAGTCAACGCACGCGACGGACGCAGCGACGTCGCCTGCTGGAGGTGCGAGGCCTGGTGGGCGGGCACCGCGCCCCGCACCGCGACATCCGACTGACGGCGGCAGACGGCACCCGGCTGGCCGCCTCGTTCCTGCCAGGGCCATCCCGCGACGCGCCCGTGGTCGTGATCGTCCACGGGTTCGCCGCGCACCGACGCAAACCCGCGTACGCCCTCCTGGCCGACGTGCTCGCCGGAACCATGTCGGTCCTCGCGCTCGACCTGCGGGGTCACGGCGACTCCGGCGGCTGGTGCACCCTCGGCGGCCGCGAACGGCTCGACGTCGCCGCAGCGCTGCGCGCCGTCCGCGAGGCCGGCCACCGGCGGGTCGCCGCGGTCGGCCTGTCGATGGGCGGGACCGCGGTGCTGCACGCCCTGGCGCACGGGGCGCCAGCCGACGCCGCCGTGGTCATCTCGACGCCGTCGGTGGTCGGCGTCGTGGAGACCCAGGCCCTGGCCGGCCTCGACGACGTGTGGCGAACCGCCTGGAAGCGGGTCGGCTTGCGGCTGCTGACCGGGGTCCGGCTGGCGGCGCCCCGCGGCTTCGACGCGCTACCGGACCCGCGCGAGCTGGCCGCCAAGGTCGACCTGCCGCTGCTGGTGGTGCACGGCGAGGACGACCACTTCTTCCCGTTCCGCCACGGCGCGCAGCTCCACGTCGCGGCGGCCGGACCGGCGACGCTGTGGCGCGAGCCCGCCGGGTTCGGGCACGCCGAGGACGGCATCACCCCGGCGTTCGCGGTGGCGCTGGGCCGCGCCGTCCACGCGGCGTTGTCGGCCGGTCGGTTCCCCGACCGCGACCGGGCCCGCCGCGTCAGGTGA